In Flavobacterium sp. 83, the genomic window CTCCGGTCTTTCTGGTTGACGAATTACCCAGTCTAAATGTTTTTCGTACAACTCACTTTTAGGATTTACCATTTCAGGCTCTATCCAAATACCAAATTTAACTCCTTCTTTTTTGGCTTCTTTTACTAAATAACCCAAGCCACTTGGGAGTTTCTTTTTATTTTCTTGCCAATCACCAAGTCCTGCATCGTCATTATTTCTTGGATATTTATTACCAAACCATCCATCGTCTAACAAAAACATATCAACTCCTAAGTCTTTGGCGTCTTTAAACAAACCTTTAAGTTTATTTTCATCAAAATCAAAATAGGTAGCTTCCCAATTGTTCAATAAAGTAAGTCGTTCCCCTTGTCCGTCAAGAAGTCTGTATTTTCTTGCCCAATCGTGTAAATTTCTACTGGCTTCACCCGTACCATGATTTGAAAGCGCATAAATTAAAGAAGGTGTTTTAAAAATTACGTTTGGAGCCAATGAATATTCAGAAGCATAAGGGTTGATTCCTGCAATTAGCCTAAGATTTTTATTAGAGTCAATTTCAAATTCCAATTTAAAATTACTACTCCAAGCTAATTGTCCTAACATCACTGAGCCTTCATTTTCTGATGCTGGTTTACCAAAAGAAACCATAAAATTAGGTGTTTGCGTAAGCATTGCTCTAGTTCCTAATTTTGTATCTAAAGATCTTATTCCCTGTACAAGCTTAGTTTCAACAGGTTGCATTTCTTTTAGATACTCTCCTTGAAAACTGGTGAGATAGAAATCTTTTCCTCCAAAAAATAGATTTGCCGAAGCGTATTTTTGTAGCAAAACGGCTTTCTTCTCATTGTGTTTTATTTCAGTCCATTGCTCAATTACATTTTCTTTTTCCCAAACTTTATAAAACAAAGTTACTTCAAAAGGATAAATTGGATCTTTAAGAACGATACTTGTTATAGAGCTATTGTCGTCGATTTTTTCAACTTTATGGCTTACATATTTTAGTTCTAAAGAAGTATTTCCATCCGCATGTTTGACCTGAATTGCTGGTTCAGAAAGATTCCAAGTACCTGATGGTGTGTAAGCAGAATTGTAAATTCCTTGATTAGAATAATCATAATTATATCCTGCCGAAACCGTTGAAAATTCATTTTCGTTTACAAGTGGTTTACCAAAATATACGTTCATCAACCTATTACTACTGTCGGTTTGTAATAACAACATACTATTTTCTGTACTAACAGGTATGGTTATCGTTTGTGCTGATACATGCATTGCAGCAATTATAAAACTAAAAAGAAATAGACTTTTTTTGTTAAAATAATGAGTGATATTTTTTTTCATAATTATTGTTTTAAATGTCATAATCTTTCTGTTTAACTAGAGTGAATTTTTATAATGTACATCGTTCTGTTCTTTTAATACTGAAGCACTCTTTTCGGGAGTGATGTCACGTTGCGATTCACCCATCATTTCGTAACCTACCATAAATTTTTTTACCGTTGCAGAGCGCAACAATGGAGGATAAAAATGCATGTGAAATTGCCATTCAGGATGCAATTCTCCATCTGTTGGTGATTGATGAATTCCTGATGAATACGGGAATGAAGTTTCAAACAAATTATCGTATTTAATTGTCAATTGCTTTAAGGTCAAGGCAAAATCAGACACCTCATCCTCCGTGAAATCAGTAATTTTGGTCAAATGACGCTTACTGATTATCATGGTTTCATAAGGCCAAATGGCCCAAAAAGGAACTAATGCCACAAAATGATCATTCTCAATTACTATACGTTCGTTTAACTTCAATTCTTCTTGTAAATAATCCTGTAAAAGA contains:
- a CDS encoding alpha-galactosidase → MKKNITHYFNKKSLFLFSFIIAAMHVSAQTITIPVSTENSMLLLQTDSSNRLMNVYFGKPLVNENEFSTVSAGYNYDYSNQGIYNSAYTPSGTWNLSEPAIQVKHADGNTSLELKYVSHKVEKIDDNSSITSIVLKDPIYPFEVTLFYKVWEKENVIEQWTEIKHNEKKAVLLQKYASANLFFGGKDFYLTSFQGEYLKEMQPVETKLVQGIRSLDTKLGTRAMLTQTPNFMVSFGKPASENEGSVMLGQLAWSSNFKLEFEIDSNKNLRLIAGINPYASEYSLAPNVIFKTPSLIYALSNHGTGEASRNLHDWARKYRLLDGQGERLTLLNNWEATYFDFDENKLKGLFKDAKDLGVDMFLLDDGWFGNKYPRNNDDAGLGDWQENKKKLPSGLGYLVKEAKKEGVKFGIWIEPEMVNPKSELYEKHLDWVIRQPERPEIYYRNQLVLDLSNPEVQDYVFGIVDNLFVKNPELAFIKWDCNATIYNAYSAYLNKKGLPQSNLYVDYTKGLYKVLQRIRAKYPKVPMMLCSGGGGRGEYEFLKYFTEFWPTDDTEPLERIFVQWDYSYFFPSIATCNHVTDWGKQPLKFRVDVASMGKLGFDIVASKLNPDDKTFCKQAISNYNSFKDIVWHGDMFRLVNPHENNIAALMYVNPNKSKAVVFNYLVNNRFNITATERPVVLNGLDPKKKYSVKEINLFPGTTSPIAADKVYSGDFLMKAGINPNVSLKRTSVVLEISEVK